In Panacibacter microcysteis, the genomic stretch TATTCGGTATTCCAGGCCTAATCGCTCACACATTTTTTTTAATTCATCTTCATCAGGACCGCTCCCGTAAATATTTAGATGCCAAGATCGATTTTTCCATTGTGCTTTATTTAATACATTAAACACTAAATCCTGGCCTTTATGTACTAGAATAAGGTTCCCAACAAGAGCCATTTGAATTGTTCCCGACAAGGACGGGTAGGGTATAATTGTTTTCTGAACGATGTTTACGGGATTTCTAATTACACAGGCGTTCAAAAGTTTTAGATTTAGATGCCTTTGGGTAGTTTGTAAACTTCTTTCAGAAACAAAAAGTACTTTCTTACACTTTAGATAAGCAAAACGTAGAATACTCAATTCGTCGGTCGGCAACGAAGGAATTCTTTCATCATTAAAATGTCCAAGAAGAAAAAAACTGAATGTTGGAAATTTTAATTTTTCTAAAAGTTTTTGTTCATTCGCTATTGAATAGCAAGTTCCGTTATATAAAACAACGTCAGGGTTATGTTTAAATACCCTTTGAAAAGAGGAATCAACTTTTTTTTTAAGGAAGTTTACAAGTAAGTGATAGAAATTTATTATATAAGAATTTTTTGTTTTAACATATGCGGGCCTTTGGTAACTTATAAGACCTTTTGAAATGAGTTCTTTCATTTTTGGGTGCAAGATGCTATGACTGTATGAAAGATGTATAACTTTATATTTTCGCTCTAATGCTTCTTTCGCCATTTCATACCATAACTCTTCACTGCCTCCCCATGAATCTCTTATCATGGAAATTATAACTATTGTCATCCTTTGATTGTTGATTTACACAAAATATGCCTTATGAACTTTCGAAAATAAAAATACATACCAGACCCTGTGCTAGGAGAGGTTGTTTTTTTCTGCCAATACCACGTTGTTTAAATAAAGATCCTGCCTTAGGGGCAATAATTTTCCCAAAATTAGTGCCATGATATTAAGAGATGTGTAGGTAATAAATCTAAATACAGATCTAACAATTGGAATTTTTCTCACGTAAGGTGTAATATGCTGATGTATATACATTATCCATAATTGAAAAACTGTTTCAACAGCATTACCGGTTTTCTCTTGTTTTAGTACTTTGAAACCATTTCGGTTAAACAAATCTCTGATTGCAAAAGAAGAATATCGTGCAAAATCGTTTGGTGCTTCATGTTCACAAATAGAAAATGGGCAGGTAATCAAAATTTTCGCACCCGGCTTCATAACTCGATAAATTTCTTTCAATACTTCCTCTAAATTGAAAACATGTTCAAAGACTTCACTGCTAAATACAGCGTCAAAGTAGTTGTCTTGGAAAGGTATATGTTTACCGTCATAGAAAACATCTATTTGTTCATTAAAATGTGGATGTCCGGGATTCTCAAAATCTAAACCGATATATTGCTCCACTTTAAACAAATTAAAATATGGCTTGGTTCCGCAACCAAAGTCAAGCATTCGTCCTGTTAAATCTTTCGAAGATTTCCTTATAGAAGCAAGCAATCTTTTTCTTGTAAGGTAAGCTGGATAAGTTATACCCGGGTTAAATTCGTATGCTAATTCGCCCTTTTTCATTATTGCAGTTTTACTCCGATGCGACCTGTCTCGTCGATTCTTGTGAGCAAAATACGCGTTTTTTGTAGCGCAAAATATTCATCAACAGCCTTTCTGGCACCGGCCCAGTGACCATAATCATCCAGTATCAAGACCCCGCCAACAGTTAGTAACGGGAATAAATGCTCTAATTCATGTTTGGTAGATTCATACCAGTCTGTATCGAGACGAAGAATTGAAATTTTTTGAGGAATAGTAGCAGGGATCGAATCTTCTACCTTACCCTTAATGTAATGTATGTTTTCTGATGGGTAACCAGTGGATTTCATTCCCGATTTGACCGTATCTAAAGCTGAATATGCCCAAACGAGATTCTTTTCTTTATTGGAATCCTTTTGTAATAACGTAGCGGCTTTTTCGCCGTAAAATGTTTTGTCATATTCGGTAGGTTCGCTCATTCCTTCATAAGTATCGTATAAATATAGTTGCCTGTAAGATTTTTTTAAATGTAATAATGTTTGAGCAACAGCCATCATACTTCCGCCTTTCCAGACACCACATTCAACAATTTCTCCTGCAATACCATTGTTCTCGACATATTTCACTGCCTCGATTAAACTATATATTCGTTCCGGACTTGTCATAGTATTGCTTTTCACATGAGAATAAATTGATTTGTGCAAATCCTCAAAATCGTCCGGCAGCTTCACAAGCTGATTCTTTTTAATTATGTCGTAATTAAAAGTTTGCAGTATTTTACGTATAAACTGTTTCATATTCAAAACATATCTTAGCATCGCAAGATAAATACTCATTACCATAAATACAGAACAGGTTGCAACTTTCGGTTATCATAGTCAATTTTCGGTCCGCAGCAGATATCTGCAACTGTTTAGAAAGTGCCATGCAATACCGCTCATGCCAAAGTTTTGAATGGATTGTTGTTGACAATGACTCTGCTGACGACAGTAAAGAGGTTATAACCAGCCAGTACCCTTTTGTTAGATGGATAAATATGGGGTATAATGCAGGTTTTTCAAGAGCTAATAATGCAGGTATAAAAGCTTCTACCTCAGATATCGTACTTTTATTGAATCCGGATACTTTAATCATGGATGATGCAATAGCGCAGTGTTACATGAGATTCAAGGATTCAAAATATTCGGCAGCATCAGCGCAACTGTATAATATAGATCATTCTCCCCAGATCACAGGTAATTTTTTCATGACAGGAGGCTTAAATCATTTGCTTCCACTACCTTATCTCGGACCTTTTCTTAAGGCTATCGCATTGAGTTTAAGAGTCAAAAAAACCAATGTGCAGGCGGCTTCAAATGAAGAAAAAGTTCATTGGATTAACGGCGCTTTCATGATGGTAAAAAAATCGGTTTTAAATAAAGCTGGTCTTTTTGATGAAGATTTTTTTCTTTATTTCGAAGAAATTGAATGGTGCAGCAGGTTATTGGCAACAGGAGAAATCTGTGTATATGGAGATTTAAAAGTTGTTCATATTCAGGGATCGTCAATTAATAAGGCTGTTAGCAATAAAGAAAAAGGTTATACAAATCTCTGGAACAAGAAAGGTTTACAATTGCTTGTTTCAGGTCATTTGCGCACCCGTAAACAATTTGGCATTGCATGGTTTTTATTTCACCTGATCACGCATTCACTCGAAATTCCAATTTTTTTTCTAGGTGTTCTATTTGAAAACATCGTCAAACTCAAAAACCCTTTTTTAAATTTAGGCAACGTAAAAAACTATTCACTGAATGTTTTAAAAGTTTGGACACTCGTATGGCGTATTTCTCTTAATCGGCCTTATTTTTATAAAATGTTGTAAAATTTCATTAACAGGCTTTACAATTAAATTATACTTTCTTCTATCAAAGGAACCCTACTGAGCGCTTTCTATGATGTATAAATTTTTTTTCATAGTCTTAGTATTCCTTACACCGGTGTGCTCTTTGGGACAGGAATATAATTACCAGCATTACGACTTGACAACAGGGTTAGCGGGATTGAATGTTTATTCTGTCGTACAAGACCATAATGGTTATTTGTGGATCGGTACTGAAACAGGATTGAGCCGTTTCGATGGAAGGAGATTCAGAAATTATACGACAAAAGATGGCTTGCCTGACAATGAAGTTTTAAAACTCTATGTAGATTCAAAAAACAGAGTTTGGGTGCTTTCGTTTACCAATTCAATATGTTTTTACGAAAATGGGCTTTTACATTCTCCATCTAATGATGCTTATCTTAAAAATCTAACGTTTTCTACAGAACCACAAAATATTCAGGAAGATTCATCAGGAAACATCATAATAACTGAAAGAAAGAAAATACATTTTTTGAAAAATAATGGAGACGTAAAAACCTTTATTAAATATGAAAATTATCAGGTTGTTACTATCGGCATCGGAACAAATAACCTGGGAAATACGATAATCGCTTCAATTTTTGAACATAGAAACGATAGCCTTGTATTACTTGAGGTAGATAGGTTTACTGGCAACGTGAAATACAGCGGCATATCAGACAATTCTTATTTTACTTCTTCTCTTACATTTATATTAACGCCAAAAAATTTAGCATTTATTCACAACAAAAATATTCATTACTTATCTGGTAAAGATTTTAAGTTAAAGACGATCAAGCAACCACCAAACTTCGTAGGCTTCACTGCAATTGACGATACTTCTTTTACCCTGATTTGCCGTGACAAAGTCTTATTGTTTAATGCTAAAAGGAATGCAGTTGTTGATACCTTAATTACAGGAAAAGTGATAAATGCCTGTTATAAGGATAATGAAAACAATTTTTGGTTTGGGACTAATGGCTTTGGGCTTTTCAGACTGTCTTCTGACGCGTTTAAAAATTATGAATTAAAATGGGGCAAGGGTATTTTGCCCATTTACTCGGTCGCGAAAAAAAACAATGTGCTTTATGCTGGAGCAAATAATGCCTTATTGTGGAAAATTAACCTTGAGTCGAACAAAATAGACTCAAAGCAATTCAATTCTTATGGAGAGGGTAGGGTAAGCGAAATTTTATTTGACAGGGAAGATATGATTGTGGGTATAAATGCAATTTTTTCAGTAAATCCTGAAGGAAAAATTGTTAAACTTAATCATGGTACCGCAGTCGCAAAATCGATGGAAAGGTATGGGTCTGATTTATTGGCTGCGACCAATACTAGCGTTATAATCGTTGACCTGGAAAAAAAGACATTAAAAGATACTGTTTGGAAGAGCAGGGCTACATGTGCGGTAAAAATAAATAATGATTATTTGGTTGGCACCATTCACGGACTTTTTCGTGTTGATGAAAAAAAGAAAATTACTGATTTGGGTAAAGAAAACTTTTTGCTTTCTTCCAGGATTTCAAGACTATTTTTAAAAGATGATGCATTGTGGATTGCAACTTATGGGAATGGTATTGTTTTGTATAAGAATGGAAAGATTTTAAGACATATCACAGAAGCCTCTGGCTTAAGCAGCAACATGTGCCGGTGCTTGAAACTGCAGGGCAATTATTTATGGGTGGGAACCGATAAGGGTCTAAATCGCATAAACATCCTTGATACAAATGATAGAATTGTTACATATTCCGCAAAAAGCGGTCTGAGTTGCGACATTATCAACGCAATAGATGTTGATGATTCTCTTATTTATATGGGTACTCCTTATGGTGTCACTGTTTTTGATCCGCGAAGGGCCAAAGAAACATCGATAGCGGCTTTAAATATAGAACGGATTGTAACCTCTGAAGAAAGTAAAACAGGACTTTTTTCAAACATAACATTAAAACCAGGAGAAAAAAAACTCTATGTCGAATACGCCTGTGTTTCATTTAAATCGGATGGGGATATCAAATACTATTATCAATTACAGGGCGATGGCGATAAATGGAATCTTACGAGGGAAAACAGCCTTGAATTTGCCTCATTAAATCCCGGTATTTACCGGTTACGGATTTATGCAGTAAACGCGTTCAATAAAAAAAGTAATACAGTCGAAATAAATATCACCGTCGAAAAGTTCTTTTTCCAGGAGGCATGGTTCATTACACTTGTAATAATTATCGTTGGTTTGCTGGTATATTTTATGTTCGCCAAAAGAGTTGCGTGGATAAGGATGCGTGAACAGGATAAATTGATTACAGAACAAAGATTGAACGAACTTGAACAGCTTGCTTTCCGGTCTCAGATGAATCCGCATTTTATTTTTAATTGTCTCAATTCTATTCAGCAATATCTCTTTACAAAAGATGTAATCGAAGCAAATAATTTTATTACAGAATTTGCTTCGTTAATCCGTCAGACACTCGATATATCTTCAAAAAAAAGTATACAGCTCAGAGACGAAATCAAATATCTATCTACATACTTACACCTGGAGCACACGAGGTTCGAACATAATTTTGACTATACAATAAATGTAGAGAGCATCATTGATACCGAAACAGTGGAGTTGCCGCCATTACTTTTACAACCATTTATAGAAAACGCCATACGTCACGGCGTCAGGAATCTTCAGAATGTCAGGGGATGTATTGAGATAAATTTCCATTTACAAAATGATTATCTTATTTGTAATGTTATCGATAATGGAATAGGAATAAAAGCTGCTGAAAAAATGAAACACGTATTTAGAAGTAGTCATCAATCAAAGGGAGTAAGTTTAATTCTTGAGCGTATAAAAAATATCAACAGGAAAAGCGAAAAACCCATCAGGCTTACTGTTGAAGATAACATGGCCTCTTCGGAGAATCAGGGTACAAGAGTCTCCTTAATGGTTCCAGTAGCTTAGCCTCATTGTCATTTCTCAATTAAACTGTCGGGACTTCTTCATATTAAAATAATTTGGCGAATTGTATTTAATCCAATTGTTTTTACTTTTAAATTCGTATGGAAATGCAGTAAATCCAATTGTCCTGCATCCCTTTTTCAATCTTAAACCTAAACTCATTTATGTAACAATACCCGAACGGAGGCATTTACCCATTCTATCTATTTGCACTTTCTATCGTTTAGCGCTTGTGATAAATATCTGTCGCATGATGTTATGCAAACCTGTTTCTGCTTATGATTTGGAAAACAAGTATGGATAGCAAAGCTTCAAGCAAGCCTTTTATTGCTATATCAATAGTTAAAACCCATAATTACTCACGCTCAATTAAATAAAAATGATCAAAAAAACTGGTATGTTTTTGTTGTTAGTTAGTAGTATAATGTCTTGTAAAAAAGAGGAAATACCTCCCGCCGAGCCACAGAATGGCCAGATAACCGATAGTGCGGCGCTTGACGCTTACGTAGCGTTTTGGGATGGTGACGCTTCGTGGGCCAGTGGTAATGGAGACTGGGCTGAGGAGCTTTCAATGACCTCGTGGACAAATAATGGTTTGCCAATGGGTACAAGATCTTTTATAAAGTTTACAAAGATTTCTGAAGTTCCCGAAGGAGCGACAGTTAGTTCGGCAAAGCTTTATTTATACCCAAAAGGCAGCTCTATTTCCAATCCGCTAAATGGTAATTCAGGATATCCCGGATCTCCTTATAGTACAGATAACGCCTGCATGGTGGAAAGAGTAATTGACGAAGACTGGAATGAAGAAGGCATCACCTGGAACAATCAGCCTGGTGTAACGAGCACAAACGCCGTATTAATTCCCGCATCTAACAGTCAGTGGGATTATAGTGCTGAGGTAGATGTGACTGCTATGGTCAAATCAATCTTACAAGATCCGTCAAAAAACTTCGGGTTTAGGATAAGCCTGTTGAAAGAAGATATTTACAGGTGTTTAATTTTTGCGAGTGCCGAAAATGTAAATGCGTCTGTCAGACCTAAGCTTGTCATTGAATATCAGAAATAAAATGGCTGAAGATATAATGTTACGTTGTCGGCTCACCTTAAGCAATTACATGATTAGCTAATGAAAAAAGAGGCTGTCTCATTCAAAAGGCAGTCTCTTTTTTATGTTTGCAATATTATAAAGCGAGCAACATTGCTACTATCAGCTTCTGTTGTGTCACTCACTTGTACGCCTTGTTCTTTAGTCAGCAGGGTGCAACCGTGCTCAGTAAAGAGAAAACTGCTGAAGAGTGCGACGCAACAAAAGCATCATTAATAAACTACAGCCTGGTTCATAATCTTTCTTGCTCTTATTTAGCAATGTTTCGTTTTCTTCTAACTTCAAAGAATACCGCAAGTAAAGTTAGCACCACAACAATAACCGAAGTAACTGAAGTAATTGTCCAGCCGGTTTTATGGCTTGCAGGTTCAAACCTGTATTCTATAGTATGTTCACCTGCGGGTATCATCATAGCTCTTAGTACATAGTTTGCTTTTGCATACGGTGCAGGCTTACCATCGATATATGCATTCCAGCCTTTGTCGTAATACACTTCGCTGAATACTGCCAGTTGCTCCGATGATGTTTTTGCTTTGTATGTAACCGTGTCGTTGTGATTAGCGAGGAGCGTAATCGTTGCAGCAGAATCGAAAACTCCAGGATTTTTCAGCACATTGCCTACTGATTTTTCAGCAATGGCAACCGTCTGTGGCTCAAATGTATCCAAAGCTTTCATTACGGCTTTTGCATCTGGCTCAAACTGTACAGACTTTACAAACCACGCATTGCCAAGCGCACCGGGGTTCTGTTGTGCCTGGTCGTTTTGGGTAATCACATACTTTGTGTTCAGCATGTTTATTACGGGCAAACAATTGGGGAATTTATATAGCTGGGAGTCGATGAGATCCTGGTAAATACTTAGTTTGGCGGGGTGGTAACCACCGATAGTTTTATGAAAGTAAGCTGTAATAGCTCCTGAATTGAAGGCGCTGCTGATACCTCGTCTCAAATCTAAAACCCTGTAAAAGCTTTTATCCTGTAGTATCTGGTTATCTGCAGCAGTTGGTACAAACTGGCTGTCATAATCTTCTTTTGCTTCAAAATCGTCAGCATTCATATATTTTGTATCGATAGCAATCACATCAATAAAAGAAAATACTCCGATTAACGTAAGCACAATGGCAGGCTTTAATTTGTTCTTTATGTAAAGCCATAATGTAACGGCAGCAATAATTATGAAGAACAAAGAACGTAGCAGGTCACCAAGGAATAGCCCTTTTCGGTCTTCCTGCAGGCCTGTAAAAAATTCTTTTACCGGGGTTTTGATCTGGTCATCCATGCTACTTACCTGTTTAAGTAAATCTCTGTCGTTATTGGTCAAATAATCAAAACTTATATACAACATAATAAGCAATACGAAGATACCGCCGTTTATAAGCAGGGCTTTTTTGTATGGCTGCACCAACGCAGACAGGTTTGATGTTGACATAATCTTTTCGAGTGCCAGCACTGCCATCATTCCCAGCAAGAGCGTAGGTACAACAATGATCATGCTGGGTGCCCTGAACTTGTTATACATTGGTAAATATTCAAGAAACAACCTGTTAACATCTTTAAAGTATCCGCCCCAACTCATGATAATTGTCAATATGCAGCATGCAAGTATCCACCACCTGTACTTCCTGTCTACTATCACAAAGCCAACAATTGCAAGAAAACAAACGATGACACCAACATATGGCGGGCCTGCGGTACCTACACTTTCAATGCCACCCCAGTAATAACTCATGTTTCTTGCAAGCTGTTGTCCAAGTTCCTGCGGCATGCTTTGCAGGGCGGCGATGGCTTTTGACTTATCCTGTTCAACTTCAGGCCTGCCGCTGCTTCCGCCAAACATACGCGGCACCATCATCACAAATGGTTCGCTGATGGCAAAGCTATAACTGAATGCATAATCTTCGTTAAGGCCTGATGTGCCTTTTGATGCCGTATCGCCGGATACGCCTAACTGGCTGCCGCCTCTGATTGTTTCTTTGGAATACTCATAGTTTGGTAACATCATAACAGCATTTGTAGCAATACCTATGCCTGCTGCAAGAAGCACGGTTACGGTTACTATAGCAAGGTGCTTATAGTCTTTTTCTCTTATTGTTTTTATGATAAATGCTACAGCCATGAAAGCAGCAATTATAATAGCATAATAGACGATCTGGTAGTGATTTTCAACAACTAGCGCAGAAGTAAAGAGCGCCGTGAGCGCAGTACCCCATAAATATTTTCTGTTTATCAGTAATAAGAGCGAGCCTATAAAGCCCGGCATCAATGCGATCGAATACATTTTAGTAACATGGCCTACCGTAATGATTATAGGGTTATAAGTTGCATAGGCATACATTAGCGCACCAATAATGCCTATCCACGGTCTTATGCCTAAAACCAAAGCAAGAAAATAGAAGCATATGCAAGCAAGAAAAAAGAAATCAAGTGGCTGTGGCAAACCTGCAGATAAGATTATAATAAAGTAACCCGGTACAATATTGTTACTATAACCTGCTATCATGTAACCTGGCATACCGCTGAACATACTATTTGTCCACAAGGGTGCATGACCAACACTATCTGTATAATCAATCATTCCCTTACTCATTCCCACCCATTGAGCAAGATCGTGTTGCTGCATAACTTTCCCCTGCAAGGCAGGTTTACAGTATAATGCCGCAACAACTAAAAAAATCACTATTGCAATAATGTGCGGGTAAATTTTTTGCCAATTAATATTTTTCATACTTACATTTAAGTGCGGCAAACCTACAAGAAGTCTAGAATAAATACAAAATGTAAATTGCATGTATTGACTGACTTCTGTTTGGCAAGTAAGTCTCATTTGGTACTAATAGCGTGTATCAGTATTTCCATAGGTAAATAATTCATGATGAAAAGCCTTTTGGTAGTTATATCACTTTTCTGCTTTAAACTACTGCATGCGCAATCTTATAACTACCAGCATTATGATGTTTCTAATGGCCTGAGTGGATTGACAGTTTATAAAATTATTCAGGATAGAGAAGGTTTTATGTGGTTTGCAACCGAAACCGGTCTAAGCAGGTTTGATGGCACTAATTTTAAAAATTTTTCCACGGCTGATGGATTGCCCGACAATGAAATTATCGATTTGTCAATCGACAGTAAAGGTAGAATGTGGATATTGCCTTTTACAAATGCTATATGTTACTATAAAGATGGGCTGTTTCACAATCAAAAAAATGATAGTTTATTAGCAAGGATAAGTCTGATTTCAGAACCCACAAATATTGCGGAAGGGGAAAATGGTGAATTGATTATTTTAGATCGACGACAAATTGTCATCGTTACACCGGAAAAGAAATTAAGAATTATTAACCGGCTGGAAAACCATTTAATATCTCCGTATGGTGCGGTGTTGGTAGAAAATAATACTATTTCTGTACCTGTCGCTTATGGAGTAGAACATGCTAAATTTTCATTTCTCAATATTTCAGAAGACAGTTTTTATCTTAGTCCACCAGAAGATGCACGCCAATACATTTGGACAACTAGCCTCACCTCCTTACTAAAACCGTCTTTAAAAATTTTTCAAGTTGGAAAATTTCTAAAAATCCTGCAAAAAGGAAAAAAAAGTTATGTTACCGTTCCAGATAATATGCTTGGCTTTGAT encodes the following:
- a CDS encoding glycosyltransferase, translating into MTIVIISMIRDSWGGSEELWYEMAKEALERKYKVIHLSYSHSILHPKMKELISKGLISYQRPAYVKTKNSYIINFYHLLVNFLKKKVDSSFQRVFKHNPDVVLYNGTCYSIANEQKLLEKLKFPTFSFFLLGHFNDERIPSLPTDELSILRFAYLKCKKVLFVSERSLQTTQRHLNLKLLNACVIRNPVNIVQKTIIPYPSLSGTIQMALVGNLILVHKGQDLVFNVLNKAQWKNRSWHLNIYGSGPDEDELKKMCERLGLEYRITFHGKVNDIRKVWEHNHLLLMPSHMEGMPLAVVEAMICGRPCVATDVGGITEWIIEEESGFISPEVSLGCIEAAMEKAWGFRESWEKMGIAAHQRAVNLYDAHPGKTLLTLLTHN
- a CDS encoding class I SAM-dependent methyltransferase; the protein is MKKGELAYEFNPGITYPAYLTRKRLLASIRKSSKDLTGRMLDFGCGTKPYFNLFKVEQYIGLDFENPGHPHFNEQIDVFYDGKHIPFQDNYFDAVFSSEVFEHVFNLEEVLKEIYRVMKPGAKILITCPFSICEHEAPNDFARYSSFAIRDLFNRNGFKVLKQEKTGNAVETVFQLWIMYIHQHITPYVRKIPIVRSVFRFITYTSLNIMALILGKLLPLRQDLYLNNVVLAEKNNLS
- a CDS encoding TylF/MycF/NovP-related O-methyltransferase, translated to MKQFIRKILQTFNYDIIKKNQLVKLPDDFEDLHKSIYSHVKSNTMTSPERIYSLIEAVKYVENNGIAGEIVECGVWKGGSMMAVAQTLLHLKKSYRQLYLYDTYEGMSEPTEYDKTFYGEKAATLLQKDSNKEKNLVWAYSALDTVKSGMKSTGYPSENIHYIKGKVEDSIPATIPQKISILRLDTDWYESTKHELEHLFPLLTVGGVLILDDYGHWAGARKAVDEYFALQKTRILLTRIDETGRIGVKLQ
- a CDS encoding glycosyltransferase family 2 protein, translated to MQLSVIIVNFRSAADICNCLESAMQYRSCQSFEWIVVDNDSADDSKEVITSQYPFVRWINMGYNAGFSRANNAGIKASTSDIVLLLNPDTLIMDDAIAQCYMRFKDSKYSAASAQLYNIDHSPQITGNFFMTGGLNHLLPLPYLGPFLKAIALSLRVKKTNVQAASNEEKVHWINGAFMMVKKSVLNKAGLFDEDFFLYFEEIEWCSRLLATGEICVYGDLKVVHIQGSSINKAVSNKEKGYTNLWNKKGLQLLVSGHLRTRKQFGIAWFLFHLITHSLEIPIFFLGVLFENIVKLKNPFLNLGNVKNYSLNVLKVWTLVWRISLNRPYFYKML
- a CDS encoding sensor histidine kinase, yielding MGQEYNYQHYDLTTGLAGLNVYSVVQDHNGYLWIGTETGLSRFDGRRFRNYTTKDGLPDNEVLKLYVDSKNRVWVLSFTNSICFYENGLLHSPSNDAYLKNLTFSTEPQNIQEDSSGNIIITERKKIHFLKNNGDVKTFIKYENYQVVTIGIGTNNLGNTIIASIFEHRNDSLVLLEVDRFTGNVKYSGISDNSYFTSSLTFILTPKNLAFIHNKNIHYLSGKDFKLKTIKQPPNFVGFTAIDDTSFTLICRDKVLLFNAKRNAVVDTLITGKVINACYKDNENNFWFGTNGFGLFRLSSDAFKNYELKWGKGILPIYSVAKKNNVLYAGANNALLWKINLESNKIDSKQFNSYGEGRVSEILFDREDMIVGINAIFSVNPEGKIVKLNHGTAVAKSMERYGSDLLAATNTSVIIVDLEKKTLKDTVWKSRATCAVKINNDYLVGTIHGLFRVDEKKKITDLGKENFLLSSRISRLFLKDDALWIATYGNGIVLYKNGKILRHITEASGLSSNMCRCLKLQGNYLWVGTDKGLNRINILDTNDRIVTYSAKSGLSCDIINAIDVDDSLIYMGTPYGVTVFDPRRAKETSIAALNIERIVTSEESKTGLFSNITLKPGEKKLYVEYACVSFKSDGDIKYYYQLQGDGDKWNLTRENSLEFASLNPGIYRLRIYAVNAFNKKSNTVEINITVEKFFFQEAWFITLVIIIVGLLVYFMFAKRVAWIRMREQDKLITEQRLNELEQLAFRSQMNPHFIFNCLNSIQQYLFTKDVIEANNFITEFASLIRQTLDISSKKSIQLRDEIKYLSTYLHLEHTRFEHNFDYTINVESIIDTETVELPPLLLQPFIENAIRHGVRNLQNVRGCIEINFHLQNDYLICNVIDNGIGIKAAEKMKHVFRSSHQSKGVSLILERIKNINRKSEKPIRLTVEDNMASSENQGTRVSLMVPVA
- a CDS encoding DNRLRE domain-containing protein — its product is MFLLLVSSIMSCKKEEIPPAEPQNGQITDSAALDAYVAFWDGDASWASGNGDWAEELSMTSWTNNGLPMGTRSFIKFTKISEVPEGATVSSAKLYLYPKGSSISNPLNGNSGYPGSPYSTDNACMVERVIDEDWNEEGITWNNQPGVTSTNAVLIPASNSQWDYSAEVDVTAMVKSILQDPSKNFGFRISLLKEDIYRCLIFASAENVNASVRPKLVIEYQK
- a CDS encoding YfhO family protein, with the translated sequence MKNINWQKIYPHIIAIVIFLVVAALYCKPALQGKVMQQHDLAQWVGMSKGMIDYTDSVGHAPLWTNSMFSGMPGYMIAGYSNNIVPGYFIIILSAGLPQPLDFFFLACICFYFLALVLGIRPWIGIIGALMYAYATYNPIIITVGHVTKMYSIALMPGFIGSLLLLINRKYLWGTALTALFTSALVVENHYQIVYYAIIIAAFMAVAFIIKTIREKDYKHLAIVTVTVLLAAGIGIATNAVMMLPNYEYSKETIRGGSQLGVSGDTASKGTSGLNEDYAFSYSFAISEPFVMMVPRMFGGSSGRPEVEQDKSKAIAALQSMPQELGQQLARNMSYYWGGIESVGTAGPPYVGVIVCFLAIVGFVIVDRKYRWWILACCILTIIMSWGGYFKDVNRLFLEYLPMYNKFRAPSMIIVVPTLLLGMMAVLALEKIMSTSNLSALVQPYKKALLINGGIFVLLIMLYISFDYLTNNDRDLLKQVSSMDDQIKTPVKEFFTGLQEDRKGLFLGDLLRSLFFIIIAAVTLWLYIKNKLKPAIVLTLIGVFSFIDVIAIDTKYMNADDFEAKEDYDSQFVPTAADNQILQDKSFYRVLDLRRGISSAFNSGAITAYFHKTIGGYHPAKLSIYQDLIDSQLYKFPNCLPVINMLNTKYVITQNDQAQQNPGALGNAWFVKSVQFEPDAKAVMKALDTFEPQTVAIAEKSVGNVLKNPGVFDSAATITLLANHNDTVTYKAKTSSEQLAVFSEVYYDKGWNAYIDGKPAPYAKANYVLRAMMIPAGEHTIEYRFEPASHKTGWTITSVTSVIVVVLTLLAVFFEVRRKRNIAK